A single genomic interval of Mycolicibacterium holsaticum DSM 44478 = JCM 12374 harbors:
- a CDS encoding HNH endonuclease signature motif containing protein: MSSGATSDRETIVAAFAALDSAFDSVLGLQFDVMTDAEKLALTVRLERNMRRAPAVGHRLLNALAAEADPRALGGTSLADVLSTTLRISKKAANQRIKDAGRLGPRHALTGEPLDPKLPNVAAAQQRGEVGDEHVRVITKFFDKLPSYIPADLCDEMEAHLADLASGLGPEQLRKSAEKLAYLANQDGDPPTDDERARKREFNIHEQDRDGMSRVSGYLDPEARAILEAGFAKYAAPGMCNPDDETPCVEGEPDADAKAADLRSAGQRRHDALKALGRAMLASGQLGQHNGLPATIIVSTTLQELESGAGHAVTAGGSLLPMSDLIRLASHAYHYLVVFDKHTQEALYLGRTKRFASPGQRIVLHAKDRGCSRPGCTVPGYWCQVHHVDGWAADDGHTDVDKLTFACGPDNRLVETGNWTTRKRADGRTEWIPPPHLDTGQRRVNDYHFPARYLLPDDDDDVP, translated from the coding sequence ATGAGTTCGGGTGCGACGTCGGATCGGGAGACCATCGTGGCGGCTTTCGCTGCGCTCGACTCCGCCTTCGATTCGGTGCTCGGGCTGCAGTTCGACGTGATGACGGACGCCGAGAAGTTAGCGCTGACGGTCCGGCTGGAACGCAACATGCGCCGCGCGCCGGCTGTCGGGCATCGGTTGCTCAATGCGCTGGCGGCTGAAGCCGACCCGCGCGCGTTGGGTGGCACGTCGTTGGCCGACGTACTGTCCACCACGCTGCGGATCTCGAAGAAGGCTGCGAACCAGCGCATCAAGGATGCCGGCCGGCTCGGCCCGCGACACGCCTTGACCGGGGAGCCGCTGGATCCGAAGCTACCCAACGTCGCGGCCGCACAGCAGCGTGGCGAGGTCGGCGACGAGCACGTGCGTGTCATCACCAAGTTCTTCGACAAGCTGCCGTCGTACATCCCCGCCGACCTGTGCGACGAGATGGAGGCGCATCTCGCCGACCTGGCAAGCGGGCTCGGGCCGGAGCAGCTACGCAAATCCGCCGAGAAGTTGGCCTATCTGGCAAACCAGGACGGTGACCCGCCCACCGACGACGAACGGGCCCGTAAGCGCGAGTTCAACATCCACGAGCAGGATCGGGATGGGATGAGCAGGGTCAGCGGCTATCTGGACCCGGAGGCACGCGCGATTCTCGAGGCGGGCTTCGCCAAGTACGCCGCGCCCGGCATGTGCAATCCCGACGATGAGACGCCGTGCGTTGAGGGTGAGCCCGATGCCGACGCGAAGGCTGCCGATCTGCGTTCGGCCGGCCAACGCCGCCACGATGCGCTCAAAGCGCTGGGCCGCGCGATGCTGGCGTCGGGTCAGCTGGGGCAGCACAACGGTTTACCGGCCACCATTATCGTGTCCACCACGCTGCAAGAGCTCGAGTCCGGGGCCGGCCACGCCGTCACCGCGGGCGGCTCGCTGCTGCCGATGAGCGATCTGATCCGGCTGGCCAGCCACGCGTATCACTATCTGGTGGTGTTCGACAAGCACACCCAAGAGGCGCTATACCTGGGCCGCACCAAGCGATTTGCATCGCCGGGCCAGCGAATTGTGCTGCACGCCAAGGACCGCGGGTGTTCGCGTCCGGGATGCACCGTGCCCGGATACTGGTGCCAGGTTCACCATGTGGACGGCTGGGCCGCCGATGACGGGCACACCGACGTCGACAAACTCACCTTCGCTTGTGGCCCCGACAACCGACTCGTCGAAACCGGCAACTGGACCACCCGCAAGCGTGCAGACGGCCGCACCGAGTGGATCCCGCCACCGCATCTCGACACCGGCCAACGCCGCGTCAACGACTATCACTTCCCAGCGAGATACCTGCTGCCCGACGATGACGACGACGTCCCGTAG